In Pseudomonas oryzihabitans, the DNA window TGGCCCAGCTGCTGCAGGACCGGCTGCGACTCAAGCAGGTGCAATCCACCCAGGCCAAGGCCGAACTCAAGCGGCAGCTGCTCGGCGCCTACGCTGACTATGTCAGCGGCGTGCTCGAGGGCGGCAATGGCGCCCAAGACGAAGTGCTGGTCACCGTGATGATCTGGCGCATCGATGCCGGCGAGTTCGCCGGCGCCCTGGACATCGCCGCCTACGTGCTGCGCCACGGCCTGCTGATGCCCGATCGCTTCGAGCGCACCCCGGGCTGCCTGATCGCCGAGGAAGTCGCCGAAGGCGCACTCGCAGCGCAGAAAGCCGGCCAGATCTTCGACCTGGACATCCTGGTCCGCACCGCCGTACTCACCGACGAGCACGACATGCCCGACGAGGCGCGCGCCAAGCTCTACCTGGCCATCGGCCGGGCCGAGCTGGCCGACGTCGACGAGGATCGACCAGGCCGTCCGGGCCAATTGGTCTCGGCGATCGAGATGCTGCGCAAGGCGATCGGCTTGCACGACCGCTGCGGCGGCAAGAAAGACCTGGAACGGGCCGAGCGCCTGGCCAAGAAACATGCCGCCCCTGGCGGCTAACCGAGCGGTCCCCCGCAACCCCGCCGGCTCGGGGCGGATCGGCCAGGCCTCGCCTAGGACCGTGAAGCCCCGATCACCGGCGACCCATTCGAGAGCAGCACCATGAGCGGATTCGTTGCAGGCGGCACCGTCGCCAGCGGTCAGGTGGTGTCCGACCCCTTCTGGCCGGCGATCGAGCTGGACCAGGTCCGCGCTCGGCTGCGGATCGATAGCAGCGTCAGCACGGAGAAGCTGAAAGCCGCGGTGATCGCCGCAGCCATCGGCGTCAACCGCGAGCTCGCCGGCTACCGCTTCGCCCAGTCCACCAGCGGCTACGCGACCCTGGCCGCCGTGCCCGGGCCCCAGGTCGACGGCATCAGCGAGCGCGCTCACCTGTACCTGCGCGCAATCGATGCCGCCACTGCGGCCGAGGTCGCCGAGCGATACCGCAGCTACGACAGCACCGCTAAGGGCGACAAGGATGCCGAGGCTCAGACGCCCACCATCGACGAGTACCGGCGTGATCAGCGGTGGGCCGTCCGCGACTTCCTGGGCCTGGCCCGGACCACCGTGGAGCTCATCTGATGGCCACCGTCGTGCGCGCCCAGCAAGGCGACACCCTGGACCGGATCTGCCTGCGGCACTACGGGCGTACCCGGGGCATCACCGAGGCCGCGCTCGAAGCCAACCCGGGCCTGGCCGAGCTGGGCCCCATCCTGCCAATCGGCACCCCTATCACCTTGCCAGACGCCCCCGCCCAAGCCTCTGCCGGCATTGCCACGCAGCAGCCGGTGAACCTCTGGGACTGACCCCATGCACGAGAAACCTCCTATGCCCGACCGTCCCGACACCTGGGCCTGGCTCGCCGCCTGGCTCGAACACAACTGGCCTGCGCTCTATGCCGGGCTGGTGGCTGGCGTCATTGCCGCCCTGCGCATCGCTTACGGCGGCGGCACCCTGCGCCGCGTGCTGCTCGAAGCGCCCCTCTGCGGCGCCCTGGCCCTGGCGGCGACCCATGGCCTCTCCCTGCTGGGCATCCCTGCCAGCACCGGCCCCTTCTGGGGCGGAATCATCGGCCTGCTGGGCGTCGAGGGCACTCGCGCCGCAGCCAAACGCTTCGTCGAACGCAAGGTGGAAACGCGATGAACCAGCCCAAGATCCTGATCCTCGGCGCCCACGGCCTGGCCGTGCGCGACCTGCAGAAAGCCCTGACCGCGGCCGGCTTCACCGTCGACCTGGATGGCGACTATGACGAAGGCACCGAGCACGCCGTCGAAGCCTTCCAGCGCTCTGTCGGCCTAGTCGCCGATGGCATCGCTGGCCCGAAGACCTTCGCCGCCCTGCTCGGCAAGCGTGACCTGCTCCACCTGGGCTACGCGGACCTCGAGCTCGCTGCCAAGGCCCTGGGCGTCCCCATCGCGGCCGTCCAGGCGGTCAACGAGGTCGAGTCCAAGGGCGAAGGCTTCCTGGACAACGGCAAGGTGGTGATCCTGTTCGAGCGCCACGTCTTCTACCAGCGCCTGGTCAAGGCCCACGGTCAGGCCGAGGCCGATCGCCTGGCGGCCCTCAACCCGAACCTGATCAACCCGAAGTCCGGCGGCTATGCCGGCGGTGCGGCGGAGTGGCAGCGCCTGACCTCGGCCCGGCAGATCGATGAGGCCTGTGCGCTGGAGTCGTGCAGCTGGGGCCTGTTCCAGGTCATGGGCTACCACTGGCAGGACCTGGGCTATGCCAGCGTCCAGGACTTCGTCACCCGCATGCAGGCCAGCGAGGCCGAGCAGCTCGACGCCTTCGTCCGCTTCGTCAAAGCGGAGCCCGCTCTGCTCAAGGCGCTCAAGGCCGGCAAGTGGGCCGACTTCGCCCGCGGCTACAACGGCCCGGCCTACGCCCGCAACCTCTACGACGTGAAGCTTGAGCGTGCCTTCGCCCGCTACAGCGCCGCCGCCCCGACTAAGGACGCCGCATGACACCCGTCACCGACGTGCAGCGCCTGGAGCCGCAGGATGGGGAGGTCTTCATCCTACCGGCCGGCGCGTCCTTTGAAGAAGCTGAGCGCCTCTGCGAAGCCATCCAGACCGCCAAGCCGGGCGTGCGGGCTGTCGTGGTAATCGGCGAGCTCGAACACCTGGACCAGGCGGCCATGGGCCGTGCTGGCTGGTACCGCCGATGATCAGCTGGAAGGAGAAGGCGCTCTTCGCGCTCGCCCTGGCCCTGACGATCACCGTGCTGTGCCTGACCCTCTATGGGCAGAGCCTGCGCATCGACCAGGCCAACCAGAAGCGCGAGGCTGCTGAGGACCAGGTCACCCAGCTGACCGGGGATCGCGACCACCTCACGGCCACCCTCACCGAGCAGCGGGCCGCCCAGGCCCAGCTGCAGACCACCCAAACCGACCTGCGCCGCGAGATCGATGTCCGCAAGCGCCGGATCCAGGAGCTCGAACATGAAAACGCTGAACTCAGGGCGTGGGCTGGCCAGCCTCTGCCTGCTGCTGCTCGCCGGCTGCGCCAGCGGCCCGTCCTCACCGGAGCCGCGGCTTACCGTGAGTGGCTGTCCAGTGGTAACGCGCTGCCAGCTGCCGTCGACCGCCCCGCGCAATAACGGCGAGCTCCTGGACGACAGCGAGGTCCTGGAAGCTGCCTGGGCCGACTGCGCCGCCCAGGTCGATATGGTCTATGACGCCCAGCAGGCCCACCCATGAACAAGCCCGAAAGCCTGCGCGCTCACCTGCTCGCCGCCGTCCCTGAGTTGCGCTACAGCCCTGACCGGCTGCTGGTCTTCATCGACAAGGGCAAGCTGCGCTGCACCGCGGCGGCCAGCCTGTCCTGGGAGTACGGCTACGAGCTGCAGATCATCCTGACCGACTTCGCCGGCCACCCGGACGCCGTGATGCTGCCGCTGCTGGCCTGGGTCCGGACGAATCAGTCCGAGCTGCTGGCCAACCTGGACAAGTCCGCCCAGGGCATCGGCTTCGAGGCCGACATCCTGGACAACTCCAAGGTAGATCTGGCGATCACTCTGCCCCTCACCGAGCGCGTGGTCGTGAAACGCCAACCGGACGACACCTACCAGCTGAGCCACGTACCCGAATCCCCGTACACCGAGTACCAGGAGCCGGCCACCTGGCAGGTCTTCACCGGTTGCGAGCTGCTCGCCGAGTGGCAATCCGGATCTGCCGGCGACGCCTTGGCCCTGGAAACGCCGCAGCCGGGTCGCAGCCATGGCTGACCTCGAGGCGCTGGAGACCTGGCTCTCGCCGCTCCTGCAGAAGCTCGAGAGCCGCGGCCGGGCCCAGCTGGCCCGGAAGGCTGCCCAGCAGCTGCGTCGCAGCCAGCAGCAGCGGATCCGCGCCCAGGTGAACCCGGATGGCTCACCGTTCGAGGCGAGAAAGCCGCGGGATCTACGCGGCAAGAAGGGTCGCATCAAGCGGCGCATGTTCGAGAAGCTGAAGATGGCCCGGTACCTCAAAGCCAAAGGTACGCCGCAACAGGCCGTAATTGGCTTCGCCGGCCGCGTCTCCCGCATTGCCCGCGTCCACCAGTACGGACTGAAAGACCGCGCCGAGCGCCGAGCCCCAGAGGTTCGGTATGCCCGCCGCGAACTTCTCGGCCTGTCTGATGAAGAGCTGAAAGACTTAGGCAATTCCATTCTAAATTGCCTAAGCAGAATATAGCCTCAGTTCTTATCAGGCTTAGACACAGCCCATTCCACCTTCGCAATTGGAACTGTAACTACATCACCATCCTTATACAAAGCACAAAAAACAGCAGAGCATTCAATTATTTTATACTCTTGGTCAGTTGCGCCCTTGGGATCCTTTAAAAATATCACAGGCGAATCTTTAAACTTCCCCTTTAAATCCTCTCTGGCCTGATCGCGGCCAACCTCTAAAAACGGACTAATAAGAAAGGCTAGCAACATTGCAAACATCAATAGCAAAAAAAATATAACGTAAATCGAAGAGAAAAACATCAGACCAGACTTTGCGACCGTTTTTAACCAAGATGTCTTTTTGGGCCCATTATTCTTTTTAAGCTCTTTCTCTTCGGACTTTTTTCCAAAGTAGACTATGGTCCCCACAAGAATTATAAAAACGATCGAAAATCCTGCCAGCTTGAGCCAGTCACTTAAGGGCCATCGCTCCAAGCCATTAAGATACCCTACAATCGCATTTATCCACGCCACAGCCGAAAGCACTGCAGCATCACTACCCTGCAGCGGAAACATCGAAGAAGATAAGTTTAAATAGCTCAAGTAGCCATCATGATAAGCCCGACCATTTAGATATGAAATAGCAGTTGCCACAGCCAAAAGGAGCGTTACAGCAGCACTTACATCCAAAACAGATCGTCCGCCCTTATTACCTGACCCGCCCGAGGACGGCTCGATGTTGCTATCTCCAGCTTCCGACATATCCACCTCTCTAAGATTTAATCTTCACCTGTAAGCAGGCATTAAATTTGTAGCTGTGTTTCCTACAAAGTCAAAGAACTGCCTGAAAATTGTACCGTTGTCATGATCCCTGGCATGACAGATACCGCCGCCCTCTCCCGCCTCATCGAGAACCTGATTCGCCTTGGCACCGTAGCCGAGGTCGACCACGGCAATCTCCAAGACAAACGCCCTGCCCGGATTCGGGTTCAGAGCGGCGAGCTGCTGACCGGCTGGCTGCCCTGGACCGCCCTGCGCGCCGGCACCACCCGCGACTGGGATCCGCCCACCGTGGGCGAGCAGGTCCTGGTCCTCAGCCCCAGCGGCCAGACCACCCAGGGCGTCGCCATCACCGGCCTTTTCAGCACGTTCATTCCTGCCAACGGCGATCGAGCCGGCCTGCACCGCCGCACCTACCCGGACGGCGCCGTAGTCGAGTACGACAGCGAAGCCCACCGCCTGCGCGCCGTCCTGCCCGAGGGCGGCGTCACCGACCTGACCAGCACCGGCGGCATCAACATCATCGGGCCGATCAACCACCAGGGCGACTACACCCAGACCGGCAACCAGAACGTCACCGGCAAGGTGGTCGTCAGCGAGGATGTGATTGCTGCAGGCATCAGCTTGGTCAAGCACCCGCACGGCGGTGTCCAGCCAGGCAGTGGCAAGTCCGGAGCGCCCACGGCATGAACCGTAGCACCGGCCTGACCGTCACCGACCTCGAGCACCTGCAGCAGTCCGTGGCCGACATCCTCACCACGCCCATCGGCAGCCGCCTGATGCGCCGGGACTACGGCTGTGACCTGTTCAGCCTCATCGACCAGCCCCTCAACGGCGCTCTCGCCCTGCAGGCCAAGGCGGTGATCGTGATCGCCCTGCTGCGCTGGGAGCCGCGCATCAACCTCACCCGCATCGCCCTGGAGCTGGGCGACAAGTCCGGCCAGGCCTTCGTCGACCTCGAGGGCTACAGCACCGTGACCAACACCGCCGTCAGCCTGCGGGCTCTGCTCACCCTGGGAGGCACCAGGTGACTACCTTCACCCCAATCGATCTCAGCCAACTGCCGGATCCAGCCGTCGTCGAAGCGCTCGACTTCGAGACCCTGCTCGCCGCGCGCAAGGCCAAGGTGGTCAGCCTCTGGCCCGTAGCCGAGCAGGCCGCCATTTCCGCCCGCCTGGAGCTGGAATCCGAGCCGCTGACCAAGCTGCTGCAAGAGAACGTCTATCGTGAGCTGCTGCTGCGCCAGCGGGTCAACGAGGCCGCACTGGCTACCATGCTGGCAAAAGCCACCGGTACCGACCTTGAGCAGATCGCTGCCGGCGTCAACCTGACCCGCCTGGCTGTCACTCCGGCCAACCCTAGCGCGGTGCCGCGCACTGCAGCCGTGATGGAAACGGACGATGCCCTGCGCGAACGCGTCCAGATGGCCTGGGAAGGCCTCAGCGTCGCCGGCCCGCGCAATGCCTACATCCTGCATGCCCGCAACGCCAGCGGCCTGGTGGCCGATGCCAGCGCCACCAGCCCGAGCCCGGCCGCCGTGACCGTTACGGTCCAGGCCCTGACCGGCGACGGCGCCGCTTCGGCAGAGCTGCTGGCTATCGTCAGCAAGGCGCTCAACGACGAAGACGTCCGCCCGGTGGGCGATCGTCTCACCGTGCAATCGGCGCAGATCCTGCGCTACCAGGTAACGGCGATCCTGCACCTGGCTAACACCGGCGCCGAGGCCGAGGTCATCCTGGCCACCGCCAAGGCGAACCTCACCACCTACGTCAACCAGCGCCGTCGCCTGGGCGTACGAATCCCGCGCTCCGGCATCGATGCCGCCCTCCACGTCGCCGGCGTGGCCTGGGTCGAGCTGGTCGGCTGGCAGGACATCACCCCTACCGAAGCTCAGGCGGCCTACTGCACCGCCACCAGCGTCACCGTAGGGAGTTGAGGCATGACAGCCCTGCTCCCACCTAATAGCACCCGCCTGGAACGCCTAGCCGCCGAGGCGCTGGCCAGCATCGGCGACGTGCCGGTCCCGCTACGCGACCTGGGAGACCCCGACCGCTGTCCGGTGGCCCTGCTGCCCTATCTGGCCTGGGCCCGCTCGGTCGATCGCTGGGACAGCGCCTGGAGCGAGGCTACCAAGCGCCAGGTCATCAAGTCGGCCTACTTCGTCCACGCCCACAAAGGGACCATCGGTGCCCTGCGCCGGGTGGTCGAGCCGCTCGGCTATCTGATCCGTGTCCGCGAGTGGTGGCAGGAAAACCCGAGCGGCACGCCCGGCACCTTCCGCCTGGACATCGGCGTCCTGGACACCGGCATCACCGAGGCCATGTACGACGCGTTGTCGCTCCTGATCGACGACGCCAAGCCGGTCAGCCGC includes these proteins:
- the gpM gene encoding phage terminase small subunit, coding for MASSPAKSHFQAAAAALAAAAAGPADTMAGRTVYEQQLAQLLQDRLRLKQVQSTQAKAELKRQLLGAYADYVSGVLEGGNGAQDEVLVTVMIWRIDAGEFAGALDIAAYVLRHGLLMPDRFERTPGCLIAEEVAEGALAAQKAGQIFDLDILVRTAVLTDEHDMPDEARAKLYLAIGRAELADVDEDRPGRPGQLVSAIEMLRKAIGLHDRCGGKKDLERAERLAKKHAAPGG
- a CDS encoding head completion/stabilization protein, whose translation is MSGFVAGGTVASGQVVSDPFWPAIELDQVRARLRIDSSVSTEKLKAAVIAAAIGVNRELAGYRFAQSTSGYATLAAVPGPQVDGISERAHLYLRAIDAATAAEVAERYRSYDSTAKGDKDAEAQTPTIDEYRRDQRWAVRDFLGLARTTVELI
- a CDS encoding tail protein X, whose amino-acid sequence is MATVVRAQQGDTLDRICLRHYGRTRGITEAALEANPGLAELGPILPIGTPITLPDAPAQASAGIATQQPVNLWD
- a CDS encoding phage holin, lambda family, producing the protein MPDRPDTWAWLAAWLEHNWPALYAGLVAGVIAALRIAYGGGTLRRVLLEAPLCGALALAATHGLSLLGIPASTGPFWGGIIGLLGVEGTRAAAKRFVERKVETR
- a CDS encoding N-acetylmuramidase domain-containing protein: MNQPKILILGAHGLAVRDLQKALTAAGFTVDLDGDYDEGTEHAVEAFQRSVGLVADGIAGPKTFAALLGKRDLLHLGYADLELAAKALGVPIAAVQAVNEVESKGEGFLDNGKVVILFERHVFYQRLVKAHGQAEADRLAALNPNLINPKSGGYAGGAAEWQRLTSARQIDEACALESCSWGLFQVMGYHWQDLGYASVQDFVTRMQASEAEQLDAFVRFVKAEPALLKALKAGKWADFARGYNGPAYARNLYDVKLERAFARYSAAAPTKDAA
- the lysC gene encoding Rz1-like lysis system protein LysC (LysC is an Rz1-like component of a phage lytic system, substantially overlapping although not fully embedded in the gene for the Rz-like LysB component.), with translation MKTLNSGRGLASLCLLLLAGCASGPSSPEPRLTVSGCPVVTRCQLPSTAPRNNGELLDDSEVLEAAWADCAAQVDMVYDAQQAHP
- a CDS encoding phage tail protein, with the translated sequence MNKPESLRAHLLAAVPELRYSPDRLLVFIDKGKLRCTAAASLSWEYGYELQIILTDFAGHPDAVMLPLLAWVRTNQSELLANLDKSAQGIGFEADILDNSKVDLAITLPLTERVVVKRQPDDTYQLSHVPESPYTEYQEPATWQVFTGCELLAEWQSGSAGDALALETPQPGRSHG
- a CDS encoding phage virion morphogenesis protein, translating into MADLEALETWLSPLLQKLESRGRAQLARKAAQQLRRSQQQRIRAQVNPDGSPFEARKPRDLRGKKGRIKRRMFEKLKMARYLKAKGTPQQAVIGFAGRVSRIARVHQYGLKDRAERRAPEVRYARRELLGLSDEELKDLGNSILNCLSRI
- a CDS encoding phage baseplate assembly protein V — its product is MTDTAALSRLIENLIRLGTVAEVDHGNLQDKRPARIRVQSGELLTGWLPWTALRAGTTRDWDPPTVGEQVLVLSPSGQTTQGVAITGLFSTFIPANGDRAGLHRRTYPDGAVVEYDSEAHRLRAVLPEGGVTDLTSTGGINIIGPINHQGDYTQTGNQNVTGKVVVSEDVIAAGISLVKHPHGGVQPGSGKSGAPTA
- a CDS encoding GPW/gp25 family protein, which produces MNRSTGLTVTDLEHLQQSVADILTTPIGSRLMRRDYGCDLFSLIDQPLNGALALQAKAVIVIALLRWEPRINLTRIALELGDKSGQAFVDLEGYSTVTNTAVSLRALLTLGGTR
- a CDS encoding baseplate J/gp47 family protein; translated protein: MTTFTPIDLSQLPDPAVVEALDFETLLAARKAKVVSLWPVAEQAAISARLELESEPLTKLLQENVYRELLLRQRVNEAALATMLAKATGTDLEQIAAGVNLTRLAVTPANPSAVPRTAAVMETDDALRERVQMAWEGLSVAGPRNAYILHARNASGLVADASATSPSPAAVTVTVQALTGDGAASAELLAIVSKALNDEDVRPVGDRLTVQSAQILRYQVTAILHLANTGAEAEVILATAKANLTTYVNQRRRLGVRIPRSGIDAALHVAGVAWVELVGWQDITPTEAQAAYCTATSVTVGS
- a CDS encoding phage tail protein I, with the translated sequence MTALLPPNSTRLERLAAEALASIGDVPVPLRDLGDPDRCPVALLPYLAWARSVDRWDSAWSEATKRQVIKSAYFVHAHKGTIGALRRVVEPLGYLIRVREWWQENPSGTPGTFRLDIGVLDTGITEAMYDALSLLIDDAKPVSRHLLGLAISLEARGPVGPRLAAYEGEILTVYAYQPEAIVVSSRALLGGGGTHAIDTLSIYP